TTTTCTTCATGATGAATTAAAAGAAGAAGTTTATATAGATGCTCCACCAGGATTTGCGGAAAACTTCAATGAtagggaagtttgtcgacttaaaaaatctttatatgggctaaaacaatctctacgggcttggtttgggagatttactttatttatgaaaaaatatgattttaaacaaagcaactcggatcatactctcttttttaaacgaagaggaaatttaattacatgcttaatcatttatgttgatgatatgataataacaggaaatgataaagaggaaatttctcacttaaaaatgaacttatttaaagaatttgaaatgaaagacttgggcagacttaaatattttttggggattgaggtattacgatcccaacaggggatatttatctgtcaaaagaagtatgttcttgattttcttgcaaaaacaggtatgattgattgcaagccacctgatactccaatgattccaaaccagaaGTTATATATGGAAGATAAAGCTGATcttgctgataaagggcaataccaaaggatggtgggaaaactcatctatcttgctcacactcgacctgatatagcacatgcagttagagttgtgagtcaattcatgcatcaaccacaggttcaccatatggaagctgtaatgAGAATCATTAGATATTTGAAGAAAATAGCACATCATGGAGTTGTTTTTAAAAGACATGGACACCTAAAAACTCAAATTTATACAGATGCAAGCTGGGCTGGAGAAAAAAGGGATAGAAAATCTACATCCGGATTCTTTACACTTGTCGTGGGTAATTTAGTTGCATGaagaagtaagaaacaaaaggttgtctcACTTTCAAGTGCCGAATCAGAATTTAGAGGGATAGCCAAAGGAGTAGTCGAGGCCTTATAGATCAAGAAGCTACTAATGGAGATTGGTTTTCCACCACAAGAAGCTATTCAAATCCTATGCGACAATGAAGCTGCTATTGCCATCTCAGAAAATTCAGTTCAACACGACAGGACGAAGCATATTGAAATTGATCGACATTTTATTAGAGAAAAGTTAGACGGGGAAATCATTTCACTTCCATCTATTAGATCAAAAGACCAGCTGGCCGACATCCTTACCAAATCTGTAAATGGAAGATTCTTCAGCGATGTCCTCAGCAAGTTGAACATTGAAAATCCCACTAtttaacttgagggggagtgttagaatatAGCAACAAAGAATCAAATTACCGTTTTAGGTAATGTGACTTTTGGGATCAGAAAGACACTTTCATCCTTTCCCGTTATAATCAAGTCACAAGGTCAAAACTAACTGCCAAGACAACGGATCTAACTGACCATCTGCAGCTTGCATTTCCTCAAATGTAATAGGGGGTTCCAAAAGTATAATGGAGCCATCCCTAAACTAGAAATAGCTGTTATCAATGTTTGTGTATAAAACACCTCAAAGCAAAATGTATAGAACACAATACAATCTGTATCAATTCTGAAATCAATACAAAGATCAGTTCATATTACATTAAATTTATCAAATTAACAGACAAGACAAAACTGCCCCTCACATGTTTGGCACGTGAGCGGACTTAACGTCGAAAAACTAATGGGGTTTAATGGTTGGGTCATCCATGCCGAAAAGTGATAGTTCAGGGTCATTTAGGTCGGAAAAAAGATAAAGGTTAACCGTGCATTTTGATACAAACATGATAGACCATCCACGCAATTTTGTCTTTGGAATATTGAAAATTATGGCTTATTCTCATGACTCATCCCAGCTGTAAGCTATTTCTCAATCCCTTGCTTTATGATTTACGAGTTTCTGTTTTGTTGGTTGATCGTACACCGATTGTGGACACCAAAATTTCTAGTTTTTAAATTCGGCACATTGGATGTGGATGTTTCGTTGTTAATGATTCGAAGAGTCACATTGAAAGCAGGTTTCGTTTTTCTAATTCCTTGCCTAGTCCTGTTATTGACAATGTACAGGAGAATGGGTCGGATTCTGTTGGTGGCCCCAATTTAGCTTCAGTTGATAATTCAAATGTGGCAAAACCAACTGTTTTGATCGAAAGTGATCCCGGATGCCTGAATGGGTTAGGTACTGGTTCGGGTGGTTTGAATGGAAAGGGCAACGTTATTGACGTGATCATGAAGAAACTATCTAAAGATAATTATCATGTATATGATAAGTACTATCCTCATGTATGTGATAAATTTCAACGAGGATATCTCAAAGATGCCCATAAATAATGTATAATTTGTAGTGCTGTGATTGAATTGCTCCTACATGAGGAAAGTACTTATGACCTAGAaaagaaaatttttttttatataatcttgttCAAAGACGTGTTTCTCTTCAAATGCAACTGCAAGGATAAGTTTAAAATGGATTACAGAATACTATTTGGGAAAAGTTAATTAGAGTTAATCAGTGTTTTAAGTGTATAAGTTAAACACAACAAGTATAATTCTCCAAAGTTAACAAAAATTATGAAGACAAAATTCATGTGGTTTGTATAAAATTGCATTCAAGTCTCTATTTCTTTTTTGCATGCTCATGGTTTCATTTTTTTGGACGGCTCGTCTCTCCGGCCGACAATCGATAAAATTACTCGTTAACATTAGTCACATGCCATTCATGTGAGGGTATTTCAGTCATTTCAGTAGTTTTTCTTCTTATTCCCAACTTATCAAATCAATATCAATATAGAAATatcaaaacccaaaacccaaagtAAATTTATATAAAAAACCTAGTCAAATCAAATCAAAACAAAACcataatcaaatcaaatcaaattaaAACACCCGGATGATTTTATAGGTTAGTCCATCTCTAGACATCGTTATCATGAATAAATAAATCTGTTCAAAATTCATTCTAACCTCATTAAAGACGTGTCTGTGCCAAGGACTGTCAACACATAAACTACAAAACCACAGGGACTGACAGGGCGAAAAATTTAGTACATGGACTGTTGGCATTTTCTATACAAACCACATGGACTGTTGGCACAATTTTGTCAATTTTTAACAGAAAAAACCCTAAATTGATTTTCAGCAAGAAATCATACTCACTTGATACCGTATATTTTTCCAGAAATCGCCTCAGAGACTTCAAAGGTAAAATTCCGATTAATTTAAAatcatttatgtatgtatatgtatcataATATTTCATGGTAATTGTCATGAAAACTGGATCTATTCTTGTATCGATTATCTGTTTTGAtcatattgtactttttaattccaATTCCAAATCGAACGATAGTGAAAACAAATTTATTTATTCATACATAGATGAGATATGCCACGTAGGCATTTTTGAGTGAGGCTGTGTCGCTGTGACATGTGTGAATATAAAGATAGAAAACTCTTATTAACTCTTGCTTCATATATTTCAATATATTTAGTAACAGAGGAATTGTAACGTATTGGGGTGTTTTGCAAATGGTTTGTATCTCTAGCCAACGGTGAACAAACTACAAATAAAAATTAAAGTAACAATTAAAGTTAAATTCCTAATGTGTTTGTACCGGCTTTATTTTGTAGGTTTATGTATTAAATTTGGTTTATCTTAAATTGACTTTGCAATAATGAGTTTTTTTATTTTGCATTATGATTTAGTTTCCGAAGATGAATGCTCAACATCTGTTGTTAGATGAATCGATCAGAAGCCTTCCTTTAGATATAATAGAAAACATTCTATGGCGTCTACCAATTGAAGAGATAGTAAGGGCAAGTATCCTCTGTAAGGAATGGAGGTACATTTGGACCAAAATTCCCAAAGTTGCATTTACTGAGGATTTGTTCGATGAATCATCTGATGAAAATCAGCTACACATTGTCGAACAAGAGTGTGAAAATCAGCCAAGTGAAAGGAAAAAGACGAGCAGGAGATGTAGACTTTTCAATGCTATTTACCAATTTCTGATACTACATCGGGGACCAATAGTTGACTTCACCCTTTCCATGAGAACCATGTCACCATATGACACAAGTTTTGATTGTGTGCAAATTGACCAAATATTACTTCATTTGTCGAGAAAGAATACGGTTAAGAAACTTAACTTGAAATCTATGTGCGAGTTTCCCTTATCCGTTTTCTCGTTTCATCAGTTAACTAGCCTATATCTCTCTCATTGTGATCTTAACTATCGACTACTTCACCAGTTTCTTGCTTCATCAACACTCAATGGATTTGGTAGCCTTACAACCTTATGCTTGGAGTATGTTGACATCTGTAAAAAAGTACTTATGCAAATCTTATCCAATAATCCACTACTTAAAAGTTTCACGATGGTAAGTAAGTTTTTACTAGAGTATTGATCCTCAAGGCATTACTTATTTTAATGTTGTAAGTTAATGTAGCTTACAGGACAAGCCGATACTATTGGGATCTATCATGATGATGAATATAGCACCATCAATGCGCTCTTTCAGTGCTTA
This window of the Rutidosis leptorrhynchoides isolate AG116_Rl617_1_P2 chromosome 7, CSIRO_AGI_Rlap_v1, whole genome shotgun sequence genome carries:
- the LOC139858476 gene encoding F-box/FBD/LRR-repeat protein At1g13570-like, whose protein sequence is MNAQHLLLDESIRSLPLDIIENILWRLPIEEIVRASILCKEWRYIWTKIPKVAFTEDLFDESSDENQLHIVEQECENQPSERKKTSRRCRLFNAIYQFLILHRGPIVDFTLSMRTMSPYDTSFDCVQIDQILLHLSRKNTFLASSTLNGFGSLTTLCLEYVDICKKVLMQILSNNPLLKSFTMLTGQADTIGIYHDDEYSTINALFQCLPVIEHLTLCVWDIQSFIGETVPQKLETSLVHLKYLRLERMCFLDNDWLRFLVLMIRSSPNLEKLKIEMLCEDTSHWMYFIEDDIYPVRMQDYSDIWLGHLVELEIEDLIIKKPNLDFVKLILAKSPVLKTVRLMSYNKDAELNLLDALLPSPRASPMVEIVVVVKEPSYSSC